A window of Equus przewalskii isolate Varuska chromosome 16, EquPr2, whole genome shotgun sequence contains these coding sequences:
- the SUPT20H gene encoding transcription factor SPT20 homolog isoform X20 — protein sequence MQQALELALDRAEYVIESARQRPPKRKYLSSGRKSVFQKLYDLYIEECEKEPEVKQKLRRNVNLLEKLVMQETLSCLVVNLYPGNEGYSLMLRGKNGSDSETIRLPYEEGELLEYLDAEELPPILVDLLEKSQVNIFHCGCVIAEIRDYRQSSNMKSPGYQSRHILLRPTMQTLICDVHSITSDNHKWTQEDKLLLESQLILATAEPLCLDPSIAVTCTANRLLYNKQKMNTRPMKRCFKRYSRSSLNRQQDLSHCPPPPQLKLLDFLQKRKERKAGQHYDLKISKAGNCVDMWKQSPCNLAIPSEVDVEKYAKVEKSIKSDDSQPTVWPAHDVKDDYVFECEAGNQYQKTKLTILQSLGDPLYYGRIQPCKEDEESDSQMSPSHSSTDDHSNWFIIGSKTDAERVVNQYQELVQNEAKCPVKMSHSSSGSASLSQLSPGKDTEPETVSVQSSVLGKGVKHRPPPIKLPSSSGNSSSGNYFTPQQTSSFLKSPTPPPASKPPSLSRKSSVDLNQVSMLSPAALSPASSSQRTTATQVMANSAGLNFINVVGSVCGAQALMSGSNPMLGCNTGAITPAGINLSGLLPSGSLLPNALPGAMQATSQAGVPFGLKNTSSLRPLNLLQLPGGSLIFNTLQQQQQQLSQFTPQQPQQPTTSSPQQPGEQGSEQGSTSQEQALSAQHAAVINLAGVGSFMQSQAAVLSQLGSAENRPEQSLPQQRFQLSSAFQQQQQQIQQLRFLQHQMAMAAAAAQTAQLHRHRHTGSQSKSKMKRGTPTTPKF from the exons ATG cAACAAGCTTTGGAACTAGCTTTGGATCGTGCAGAG tacgTCATTGAAAGTGCCCGACAGAGACCTCCTAAAAGGAAATACCTGTCTAGTGGAAG aaaatctgtATTTCAAAAACTTTATGACTTATATATTGAAGAATGTGAAAAAGAGCCTGAGGTTAAG cagaaattaagaagaaatgtgAACTTGTTGGAGAAGCTTGTTATGCAGGAGACATTGTCGTGTTTAGTGGTCAACCTATACCCAGGAAATGAGGGATATTCTCTGATGCTCAGGGGAAAAAATGGATCAG attctgAGACCATTCGACTGCCTTATGAAGAAGGGGAATTACTTGAATATTTGGATGCAGAAGAATTACCTCCTATTTTGGTTGATCTCCTAGAAAAATCTCAG gttaatatttttcattgtggatGTGTCATAGCAGAAATACGTGACTACAGGCAGTCCAGTAATATGAAATCTCCTGGTTACCAAAGTAGGCACATTCTCTTACGTCCAACAATGCAG acTTTAATCTGTGATGTACATTCAATTACAAGTGATAACCACAAATGGACCCAG GAAGACAAACTTTTGCTTGAGAGCCAACTGATCCTTGCTACAGCTGAACCACTATGTCTTGACCCTTCTATCGCCGTAACCTGCACTGCAAACAGACTGCTCTATAACAAGCAAAAGATGAACACACGCCCAATGAAACG GTGTTTCAAGAGGTATTCTAGGTCCTCTCTCAATCGGCAGCAGGATCTGTCTCACTGTCCACCTCCTCCTCAGCTAAAATTACTTGATTtcttacaaaaaagaaaggaaagaaaagcaggtcAGCATTATGACCTCAAAATTTCTAAAGCAGGAAAT tgTGTAGATATGTGGAAGCAGAGTCCCTGTAACTTGGCCATACCTTCAGAAGTGGAT GTGGAGAAATATGCTAAAGTGGAGAAGTCTATCAAATCTGATGACTCACAACCAACAGTCTGGCCAGCCCAT GATGTAAAAGATGATTATGTATTTGAATGTGAAGCTGGTAATCAGTATCAGAAAACAAAGCTGACCATTTTACAGTCACTTGGTGATCCACTTTACTATGGTAGAATACAGCCATgtaaagaagatgaagaaagtgaCAGCCAGATGTCTCCATCCCA cTCCTCCACAGATGATCATTCAAattg gTTCATTATTGGATCAAAGACTGATGCTGAGag GGTAGTCAATCAGTACCAGGAATTGGTTCAGAATGAAGCCAAATGTCCAGTCAAGATGTCACACAGCTCCAGTGGCTCAGCCAGCTTGAGTCAGCTTTCTCCAGGGAAAGACACAGAA CCTGAGACTGTGTCAGTTCAGTCTTCAGTATTGGGGAAGGGAGTAAAACATCGACCTCCACCCATCAAACTTCCCTCAAGCTCAGGAAATAGTTCCTCAG GTAACTATTTTACGCCACAACAGACTAGCAGCTTTCTTAAATCTCCaactcctcctcctgcttctaaGCCACCAAGCCTTTCTCGGAAGTCATCTGTGGATCTCAATCAAGTTAGCATGCTTTCTCCAGCTGCCCTGTCACCTGCCAGCTCATCACAAA GAACCACGGCCACCCAGGTCATGGCAAACTCTGCTGGACTTAACTTCATCAATGTAGTGGGCTCTGTTTG TGGAGCTCAGGCTTTGATGAGTGGTTCAAACCCTATGCTGGGCTGTAACACTGGTGCCATAACTCCTGCAGGAATAAACCTGAGTGGCCTTCTACCCTCAGGAAGTCTGCTACCAAATGCATTGCCCGGTGCAATGCAGGCAACTTCTCAAGCAG GTGTTCCATTTGGCTTAAAAAATACTTCAAGTCTCAGGCCCCTAAATCTGCTTCAG CTTCCAGGTGGTTCACTCATTTTTAACActctgcagcagcagcaacagcagctctCTCAGTTTACACCACAACAACCTCAGCAACCCACAACTTCTAGTCCTCAACAGCCAGGGGAGCAG ggTTCTGAACAAGGTTCAACCAGCCAAGAACAGGCCTTATCTGCTCAGCACGCTGCTGTTATTAACCTTGCTGGAGTAGGAAGTTTTATGCAGTCACAGGCAGCTG TGTTGTCTCAGCTTGGCTCTGCCGAGAACAGACCTGAGCAAAGCCTTCCTCAGCAGAGATTCCAGCTCTCCTCTGCCtttcaacagcagcagcaacagatACAA CAGTTGCGATTCTTGCAGCATCAAATGGCtatggcagcagcagcagcacaaaCAGCTCAGCTACATCGTCATCGGCATACAGGCAGCCagtcaaaaagtaaaatgaa
- the SUPT20H gene encoding transcription factor SPT20 homolog isoform X5, translating to MQQALELALDRAEYVIESARQRPPKRKYLSSGRKSVFQKLYDLYIEECEKEPEVKQKLRRNVNLLEKLVMQETLSCLVVNLYPGNEGYSLMLRGKNGSDSETIRLPYEEGELLEYLDAEELPPILVDLLEKSQVNIFHCGCVIAEIRDYRQSSNMKSPGYQSRHILLRPTMQTLICDVHSITSDNHKWTQEDKLLLESQLILATAEPLCLDPSIAVTCTANRLLYNKQKMNTRPMKRCFKRYSRSSLNRQQDLSHCPPPPQLKLLDFLQKRKERKAGQHYDLKISKAGNCVDMWKQSPCNLAIPSEVDVEKYAKVEKSIKSDDSQPTVWPAHDVKDDYVFECEAGNQYQKTKLTILQSLGDPLYYGRIQPCKEDEESDSQMSPSQFIIGSKTDAERVVNQYQELVQNEAKCPVKMSHSSSGSASLSQLSPGKDTEQPETVSVQSSVLGKGVKHRPPPIKLPSSSGNSSSGNYFTPQQTSSFLKSPTPPPASKPPSLSRKSSVDLNQVSMLSPAALSPASSSQRSGTPKPSTPTPTPSSTPHPPDAQSSTPITPSATPTPQDSGFTPQPTLLTQFAQQQRSLSQAMPVTTIPLSTMVTSITTGTTATQVMANSAGLNFINVVGSVCGAQALMSGSNPMLGCNTGAITPAGINLSGLLPSGSLLPNALPGAMQATSQAGVPFGLKNTSSLRPLNLLQLPGGSLIFNTLQQQQQQLSQFTPQQPQQPTTSSPQQPGEQGSEQGSTSQEQALSAQHAAVINLAGVGSFMQSQAAVLSQLGSAENRPEQSLPQQRFQLSSAFQQQQQQIQQLRFLQHQMAMAAAAAQTAQLHRHRHTGSQSKSKMKRGTPTTPKF from the exons ATG cAACAAGCTTTGGAACTAGCTTTGGATCGTGCAGAG tacgTCATTGAAAGTGCCCGACAGAGACCTCCTAAAAGGAAATACCTGTCTAGTGGAAG aaaatctgtATTTCAAAAACTTTATGACTTATATATTGAAGAATGTGAAAAAGAGCCTGAGGTTAAG cagaaattaagaagaaatgtgAACTTGTTGGAGAAGCTTGTTATGCAGGAGACATTGTCGTGTTTAGTGGTCAACCTATACCCAGGAAATGAGGGATATTCTCTGATGCTCAGGGGAAAAAATGGATCAG attctgAGACCATTCGACTGCCTTATGAAGAAGGGGAATTACTTGAATATTTGGATGCAGAAGAATTACCTCCTATTTTGGTTGATCTCCTAGAAAAATCTCAG gttaatatttttcattgtggatGTGTCATAGCAGAAATACGTGACTACAGGCAGTCCAGTAATATGAAATCTCCTGGTTACCAAAGTAGGCACATTCTCTTACGTCCAACAATGCAG acTTTAATCTGTGATGTACATTCAATTACAAGTGATAACCACAAATGGACCCAG GAAGACAAACTTTTGCTTGAGAGCCAACTGATCCTTGCTACAGCTGAACCACTATGTCTTGACCCTTCTATCGCCGTAACCTGCACTGCAAACAGACTGCTCTATAACAAGCAAAAGATGAACACACGCCCAATGAAACG GTGTTTCAAGAGGTATTCTAGGTCCTCTCTCAATCGGCAGCAGGATCTGTCTCACTGTCCACCTCCTCCTCAGCTAAAATTACTTGATTtcttacaaaaaagaaaggaaagaaaagcaggtcAGCATTATGACCTCAAAATTTCTAAAGCAGGAAAT tgTGTAGATATGTGGAAGCAGAGTCCCTGTAACTTGGCCATACCTTCAGAAGTGGAT GTGGAGAAATATGCTAAAGTGGAGAAGTCTATCAAATCTGATGACTCACAACCAACAGTCTGGCCAGCCCAT GATGTAAAAGATGATTATGTATTTGAATGTGAAGCTGGTAATCAGTATCAGAAAACAAAGCTGACCATTTTACAGTCACTTGGTGATCCACTTTACTATGGTAGAATACAGCCATgtaaagaagatgaagaaagtgaCAGCCAGATGTCTCCATCCCA gTTCATTATTGGATCAAAGACTGATGCTGAGag GGTAGTCAATCAGTACCAGGAATTGGTTCAGAATGAAGCCAAATGTCCAGTCAAGATGTCACACAGCTCCAGTGGCTCAGCCAGCTTGAGTCAGCTTTCTCCAGGGAAAGACACAGAA CAGCCTGAGACTGTGTCAGTTCAGTCTTCAGTATTGGGGAAGGGAGTAAAACATCGACCTCCACCCATCAAACTTCCCTCAAGCTCAGGAAATAGTTCCTCAG GTAACTATTTTACGCCACAACAGACTAGCAGCTTTCTTAAATCTCCaactcctcctcctgcttctaaGCCACCAAGCCTTTCTCGGAAGTCATCTGTGGATCTCAATCAAGTTAGCATGCTTTCTCCAGCTGCCCTGTCACCTGCCAGCTCATCACAAA GATCTGGAACTCCTAAGCCATCTACTCCTACACCAACCCCTTCATCGACCCCACACCCTCCTGATGCTCAGAGCTCAACTCCTATTACCCCTTCAGCCACCCCTACTCCCCAAGATTCAGGCTTCACCCCTCAGCCCACTTTGTTAACTCAGTTTGCTCAGCAGCAAAGGTCTCTGAGCCAGGCAATGCCTGTAACGACCATTCCTCTTTCCACCATGGTAACATCTATAACTACAGGAACCACGGCCACCCAGGTCATGGCAAACTCTGCTGGACTTAACTTCATCAATGTAGTGGGCTCTGTTTG TGGAGCTCAGGCTTTGATGAGTGGTTCAAACCCTATGCTGGGCTGTAACACTGGTGCCATAACTCCTGCAGGAATAAACCTGAGTGGCCTTCTACCCTCAGGAAGTCTGCTACCAAATGCATTGCCCGGTGCAATGCAGGCAACTTCTCAAGCAG GTGTTCCATTTGGCTTAAAAAATACTTCAAGTCTCAGGCCCCTAAATCTGCTTCAG CTTCCAGGTGGTTCACTCATTTTTAACActctgcagcagcagcaacagcagctctCTCAGTTTACACCACAACAACCTCAGCAACCCACAACTTCTAGTCCTCAACAGCCAGGGGAGCAG ggTTCTGAACAAGGTTCAACCAGCCAAGAACAGGCCTTATCTGCTCAGCACGCTGCTGTTATTAACCTTGCTGGAGTAGGAAGTTTTATGCAGTCACAGGCAGCTG TGTTGTCTCAGCTTGGCTCTGCCGAGAACAGACCTGAGCAAAGCCTTCCTCAGCAGAGATTCCAGCTCTCCTCTGCCtttcaacagcagcagcaacagatACAA CAGTTGCGATTCTTGCAGCATCAAATGGCtatggcagcagcagcagcacaaaCAGCTCAGCTACATCGTCATCGGCATACAGGCAGCCagtcaaaaagtaaaatgaa
- the SUPT20H gene encoding transcription factor SPT20 homolog isoform X23, producing MQQALELALDRAEYVIESARQRPPKRKYLSSGRKSVFQKLYDLYIEECEKEPEVKKLRRNVNLLEKLVMQETLSCLVVNLYPGNEGYSLMLRGKNGSDSETIRLPYEEGELLEYLDAEELPPILVDLLEKSQVNIFHCGCVIAEIRDYRQSSNMKSPGYQSRHILLRPTMQTLICDVHSITSDNHKWTQEDKLLLESQLILATAEPLCLDPSIAVTCTANRLLYNKQKMNTRPMKRCFKRYSRSSLNRQQDLSHCPPPPQLKLLDFLQKRKERKAGQHYDLKISKAGNCVDMWKQSPCNLAIPSEVDVEKYAKVEKSIKSDDSQPTVWPAHDVKDDYVFECEAGNQYQKTKLTILQSLGDPLYYGRIQPCKEDEESDSQMSPSQFIIGSKTDAERVVNQYQELVQNEAKCPVKMSHSSSGSASLSQLSPGKDTEQPETVSVQSSVLGKGVKHRPPPIKLPSSSGNSSSGNYFTPQQTSSFLKSPTPPPASKPPSLSRKSSVDLNQVSMLSPAALSPASSSQRTTATQVMANSAGLNFINVVGSVCGAQALMSGSNPMLGCNTGAITPAGINLSGLLPSGSLLPNALPGAMQATSQAGVPFGLKNTSSLRPLNLLQLPGGSLIFNTLQQQQQQLSQFTPQQPQQPTTSSPQQPGEQGSEQGSTSQEQALSAQHAAVINLAGVGSFMQSQAAVLSQLGSAENRPEQSLPQQRFQLSSAFQQQQQQIQQLRFLQHQMAMAAAAAQTAQLHRHRHTGSQSKSKMKRGTPTTPKF from the exons ATG cAACAAGCTTTGGAACTAGCTTTGGATCGTGCAGAG tacgTCATTGAAAGTGCCCGACAGAGACCTCCTAAAAGGAAATACCTGTCTAGTGGAAG aaaatctgtATTTCAAAAACTTTATGACTTATATATTGAAGAATGTGAAAAAGAGCCTGAGGTTAAG aaattaagaagaaatgtgAACTTGTTGGAGAAGCTTGTTATGCAGGAGACATTGTCGTGTTTAGTGGTCAACCTATACCCAGGAAATGAGGGATATTCTCTGATGCTCAGGGGAAAAAATGGATCAG attctgAGACCATTCGACTGCCTTATGAAGAAGGGGAATTACTTGAATATTTGGATGCAGAAGAATTACCTCCTATTTTGGTTGATCTCCTAGAAAAATCTCAG gttaatatttttcattgtggatGTGTCATAGCAGAAATACGTGACTACAGGCAGTCCAGTAATATGAAATCTCCTGGTTACCAAAGTAGGCACATTCTCTTACGTCCAACAATGCAG acTTTAATCTGTGATGTACATTCAATTACAAGTGATAACCACAAATGGACCCAG GAAGACAAACTTTTGCTTGAGAGCCAACTGATCCTTGCTACAGCTGAACCACTATGTCTTGACCCTTCTATCGCCGTAACCTGCACTGCAAACAGACTGCTCTATAACAAGCAAAAGATGAACACACGCCCAATGAAACG GTGTTTCAAGAGGTATTCTAGGTCCTCTCTCAATCGGCAGCAGGATCTGTCTCACTGTCCACCTCCTCCTCAGCTAAAATTACTTGATTtcttacaaaaaagaaaggaaagaaaagcaggtcAGCATTATGACCTCAAAATTTCTAAAGCAGGAAAT tgTGTAGATATGTGGAAGCAGAGTCCCTGTAACTTGGCCATACCTTCAGAAGTGGAT GTGGAGAAATATGCTAAAGTGGAGAAGTCTATCAAATCTGATGACTCACAACCAACAGTCTGGCCAGCCCAT GATGTAAAAGATGATTATGTATTTGAATGTGAAGCTGGTAATCAGTATCAGAAAACAAAGCTGACCATTTTACAGTCACTTGGTGATCCACTTTACTATGGTAGAATACAGCCATgtaaagaagatgaagaaagtgaCAGCCAGATGTCTCCATCCCA gTTCATTATTGGATCAAAGACTGATGCTGAGag GGTAGTCAATCAGTACCAGGAATTGGTTCAGAATGAAGCCAAATGTCCAGTCAAGATGTCACACAGCTCCAGTGGCTCAGCCAGCTTGAGTCAGCTTTCTCCAGGGAAAGACACAGAA CAGCCTGAGACTGTGTCAGTTCAGTCTTCAGTATTGGGGAAGGGAGTAAAACATCGACCTCCACCCATCAAACTTCCCTCAAGCTCAGGAAATAGTTCCTCAG GTAACTATTTTACGCCACAACAGACTAGCAGCTTTCTTAAATCTCCaactcctcctcctgcttctaaGCCACCAAGCCTTTCTCGGAAGTCATCTGTGGATCTCAATCAAGTTAGCATGCTTTCTCCAGCTGCCCTGTCACCTGCCAGCTCATCACAAA GAACCACGGCCACCCAGGTCATGGCAAACTCTGCTGGACTTAACTTCATCAATGTAGTGGGCTCTGTTTG TGGAGCTCAGGCTTTGATGAGTGGTTCAAACCCTATGCTGGGCTGTAACACTGGTGCCATAACTCCTGCAGGAATAAACCTGAGTGGCCTTCTACCCTCAGGAAGTCTGCTACCAAATGCATTGCCCGGTGCAATGCAGGCAACTTCTCAAGCAG GTGTTCCATTTGGCTTAAAAAATACTTCAAGTCTCAGGCCCCTAAATCTGCTTCAG CTTCCAGGTGGTTCACTCATTTTTAACActctgcagcagcagcaacagcagctctCTCAGTTTACACCACAACAACCTCAGCAACCCACAACTTCTAGTCCTCAACAGCCAGGGGAGCAG ggTTCTGAACAAGGTTCAACCAGCCAAGAACAGGCCTTATCTGCTCAGCACGCTGCTGTTATTAACCTTGCTGGAGTAGGAAGTTTTATGCAGTCACAGGCAGCTG TGTTGTCTCAGCTTGGCTCTGCCGAGAACAGACCTGAGCAAAGCCTTCCTCAGCAGAGATTCCAGCTCTCCTCTGCCtttcaacagcagcagcaacagatACAA CAGTTGCGATTCTTGCAGCATCAAATGGCtatggcagcagcagcagcacaaaCAGCTCAGCTACATCGTCATCGGCATACAGGCAGCCagtcaaaaagtaaaatgaa
- the SUPT20H gene encoding transcription factor SPT20 homolog isoform X4 gives MQQALELALDRAEYVIESARQRPPKRKYLSSGRKSVFQKLYDLYIEECEKEPEVKKLRRNVNLLEKLVMQETLSCLVVNLYPGNEGYSLMLRGKNGSDSETIRLPYEEGELLEYLDAEELPPILVDLLEKSQVNIFHCGCVIAEIRDYRQSSNMKSPGYQSRHILLRPTMQTLICDVHSITSDNHKWTQEDKLLLESQLILATAEPLCLDPSIAVTCTANRLLYNKQKMNTRPMKRCFKRYSRSSLNRQQDLSHCPPPPQLKLLDFLQKRKERKAGQHYDLKISKAGNCVDMWKQSPCNLAIPSEVDVEKYAKVEKSIKSDDSQPTVWPAHDVKDDYVFECEAGNQYQKTKLTILQSLGDPLYYGRIQPCKEDEESDSQMSPSHSSTDDHSNWFIIGSKTDAERVVNQYQELVQNEAKCPVKMSHSSSGSASLSQLSPGKDTEPETVSVQSSVLGKGVKHRPPPIKLPSSSGNSSSGNYFTPQQTSSFLKSPTPPPASKPPSLSRKSSVDLNQVSMLSPAALSPASSSQRSGTPKPSTPTPTPSSTPHPPDAQSSTPITPSATPTPQDSGFTPQPTLLTQFAQQQRSLSQAMPVTTIPLSTMVTSITTGTTATQVMANSAGLNFINVVGSVCGAQALMSGSNPMLGCNTGAITPAGINLSGLLPSGSLLPNALPGAMQATSQAGVPFGLKNTSSLRPLNLLQLPGGSLIFNTLQQQQQQLSQFTPQQPQQPTTSSPQQPGEQGSEQGSTSQEQALSAQHAAVINLAGVGSFMQSQAAVLSQLGSAENRPEQSLPQQRFQLSSAFQQQQQQIQQLRFLQHQMAMAAAAAQTAQLHRHRHTGSQSKSKMKRGTPTTPKF, from the exons ATG cAACAAGCTTTGGAACTAGCTTTGGATCGTGCAGAG tacgTCATTGAAAGTGCCCGACAGAGACCTCCTAAAAGGAAATACCTGTCTAGTGGAAG aaaatctgtATTTCAAAAACTTTATGACTTATATATTGAAGAATGTGAAAAAGAGCCTGAGGTTAAG aaattaagaagaaatgtgAACTTGTTGGAGAAGCTTGTTATGCAGGAGACATTGTCGTGTTTAGTGGTCAACCTATACCCAGGAAATGAGGGATATTCTCTGATGCTCAGGGGAAAAAATGGATCAG attctgAGACCATTCGACTGCCTTATGAAGAAGGGGAATTACTTGAATATTTGGATGCAGAAGAATTACCTCCTATTTTGGTTGATCTCCTAGAAAAATCTCAG gttaatatttttcattgtggatGTGTCATAGCAGAAATACGTGACTACAGGCAGTCCAGTAATATGAAATCTCCTGGTTACCAAAGTAGGCACATTCTCTTACGTCCAACAATGCAG acTTTAATCTGTGATGTACATTCAATTACAAGTGATAACCACAAATGGACCCAG GAAGACAAACTTTTGCTTGAGAGCCAACTGATCCTTGCTACAGCTGAACCACTATGTCTTGACCCTTCTATCGCCGTAACCTGCACTGCAAACAGACTGCTCTATAACAAGCAAAAGATGAACACACGCCCAATGAAACG GTGTTTCAAGAGGTATTCTAGGTCCTCTCTCAATCGGCAGCAGGATCTGTCTCACTGTCCACCTCCTCCTCAGCTAAAATTACTTGATTtcttacaaaaaagaaaggaaagaaaagcaggtcAGCATTATGACCTCAAAATTTCTAAAGCAGGAAAT tgTGTAGATATGTGGAAGCAGAGTCCCTGTAACTTGGCCATACCTTCAGAAGTGGAT GTGGAGAAATATGCTAAAGTGGAGAAGTCTATCAAATCTGATGACTCACAACCAACAGTCTGGCCAGCCCAT GATGTAAAAGATGATTATGTATTTGAATGTGAAGCTGGTAATCAGTATCAGAAAACAAAGCTGACCATTTTACAGTCACTTGGTGATCCACTTTACTATGGTAGAATACAGCCATgtaaagaagatgaagaaagtgaCAGCCAGATGTCTCCATCCCA cTCCTCCACAGATGATCATTCAAattg gTTCATTATTGGATCAAAGACTGATGCTGAGag GGTAGTCAATCAGTACCAGGAATTGGTTCAGAATGAAGCCAAATGTCCAGTCAAGATGTCACACAGCTCCAGTGGCTCAGCCAGCTTGAGTCAGCTTTCTCCAGGGAAAGACACAGAA CCTGAGACTGTGTCAGTTCAGTCTTCAGTATTGGGGAAGGGAGTAAAACATCGACCTCCACCCATCAAACTTCCCTCAAGCTCAGGAAATAGTTCCTCAG GTAACTATTTTACGCCACAACAGACTAGCAGCTTTCTTAAATCTCCaactcctcctcctgcttctaaGCCACCAAGCCTTTCTCGGAAGTCATCTGTGGATCTCAATCAAGTTAGCATGCTTTCTCCAGCTGCCCTGTCACCTGCCAGCTCATCACAAA GATCTGGAACTCCTAAGCCATCTACTCCTACACCAACCCCTTCATCGACCCCACACCCTCCTGATGCTCAGAGCTCAACTCCTATTACCCCTTCAGCCACCCCTACTCCCCAAGATTCAGGCTTCACCCCTCAGCCCACTTTGTTAACTCAGTTTGCTCAGCAGCAAAGGTCTCTGAGCCAGGCAATGCCTGTAACGACCATTCCTCTTTCCACCATGGTAACATCTATAACTACAGGAACCACGGCCACCCAGGTCATGGCAAACTCTGCTGGACTTAACTTCATCAATGTAGTGGGCTCTGTTTG TGGAGCTCAGGCTTTGATGAGTGGTTCAAACCCTATGCTGGGCTGTAACACTGGTGCCATAACTCCTGCAGGAATAAACCTGAGTGGCCTTCTACCCTCAGGAAGTCTGCTACCAAATGCATTGCCCGGTGCAATGCAGGCAACTTCTCAAGCAG GTGTTCCATTTGGCTTAAAAAATACTTCAAGTCTCAGGCCCCTAAATCTGCTTCAG CTTCCAGGTGGTTCACTCATTTTTAACActctgcagcagcagcaacagcagctctCTCAGTTTACACCACAACAACCTCAGCAACCCACAACTTCTAGTCCTCAACAGCCAGGGGAGCAG ggTTCTGAACAAGGTTCAACCAGCCAAGAACAGGCCTTATCTGCTCAGCACGCTGCTGTTATTAACCTTGCTGGAGTAGGAAGTTTTATGCAGTCACAGGCAGCTG TGTTGTCTCAGCTTGGCTCTGCCGAGAACAGACCTGAGCAAAGCCTTCCTCAGCAGAGATTCCAGCTCTCCTCTGCCtttcaacagcagcagcaacagatACAA CAGTTGCGATTCTTGCAGCATCAAATGGCtatggcagcagcagcagcacaaaCAGCTCAGCTACATCGTCATCGGCATACAGGCAGCCagtcaaaaagtaaaatgaa